The genomic segment AACGCCGTGCTGGACAAACACATTGACGAAATGCAGAAGTTCATGAAGGCGATGGAAGAGCGCCGACGCCAGGAAGAGGAGAAGGAGGCGGCCGAGGAGAGCGATCCCGAAAAGAAGGCGGAGCGCGAAAAGCGGCGCGAGGAGATGCGCAACCGGTGGGCCAATCGCTCACAGGCCGAGCGCAAGGCCGACTCCGAAACGCGCGATCCGAACAAAAGCGCCCAGCGCATGGCGTACTTCGGTGCGATGATGCGGCGATCCGCCGAGCGGGGCATACAAATGCCGCGCTTTGGCGGACCGGGTGGACGCGGTCCAGGCGGCCCCGGCGGCGGCCGCCGCGGCCCGGGCGGGTAATCGACATCGGGTATTCGACATCTATTGACTCGGACGATTCCCGCTAAACGATTCACGCTCAACGAGCCGGGGGCTTCAGCCCGCGCGGCCCGCTTAACCGCCAAATAATTCCAACTGCCCCGCACGCGCCCCGCGCCGGCTCATGTCGATCCGGATTTCATCGGCAGCGCGCCTCAAAATCGACATGCGTCGCCTCGCTCGGGCTGGCTGGCGAGCGAGAAATACATCAGCCAGAACTCCGTCTCCGGCGGCAGGATGTTGAAAGCGAATCCGGCGGGCGGCGGCGGCGGGGCGGCCGTCGGCAGGCTGGCCTGCAAGAGATCGATGGCCCGCTCCGCCAGCACCTGGTGCGAGACGCGCGTCGGGTGGACGTCATCCCAGAACAAATACGCATCGGGATTCTCGGCCAGTTGGCCCTCGCCGCCCGCGTAGCCGAGAAAGCCGCCGGTCCACGCGGGGTCGGTCGTATTCGTTAGCCCCGGCGGCGGCGACGCAATCATTTCCGCGAAGAGCGCGGCGATGTCCATCCGCCAGATGCGGATGTCGGGCAGCGTTTCAAGCTGATCGAGCCGGGCGCCAAGCGCCGCGTTCACGTCATTGGATAGCTGCGTCGCCCGCTCCTGCCGAGGCGTGTCGCGATAGCGCGGCGTCAGCCCGATGTCGGGCAGGTTCGGCACAAGGAACCACCGCCCGCCGAGTTCGTAAAGCCGCGCGACGGCGAGAAAAACGTTGTCGGCGATGGTCGTGGGCGGGTCGTTGCAGTCGTCGCCCAAAACGTCGAAAACATCGTTGGCCCCGCCCCAGACAACGAACAGCTCCGTGCCGGCTGGCTGACCGTGATACAAATCGACCTGCTGCCGAACGTTCGGCCCCAGCGGCAGACCGAACGACTGGCCCAGCCCGCGGCCGGTCCCTGATGCGGCGTGGGCGAAGTTGGTCCCGCCGCGGAAGCTGGGTCGCGCGACGAGACCGTAGCGCGACGCGAGCCGCTCGACCCAGACCGGCCCGTTTGATAGACGGCCGTCAAAATAAGGCGCCTGCGGCACGATGCTGAAGGCAGCGTGAATGTTCCCCGCGTCGGACAGGCTGTCGCCGAAGACGACGATCTGCGTAAACGGCCCGGTGGGCGCGGTCGGCGCAGAAAACAGGCCGCAACCGGAGATCGTGAATGCGACAAGGGCGATGGTCGCAAAGGTACGCATCTAAAACGCCGCGTGGCCTGTCAGTTCCCGGCCGACGACCAGTTCGTGGATCGTCTCGGTGCCTTCGTAGGTAATCACCGACTCGAGGTTCAGCATGTGGCGGATCGGGCTGCACTCGATGCTGATGCCGCCGGCGCCGAGGATGTCGCGGGCGTCGCGGGCGATGTCCAGCGCCATGCGCACGTTGTTCCACTTGGCCATGCTCACCTGGCTGTGGTGCATCGTGCCGGCGTCTTTCAAGCGCCCCAGTTGCAGGGACAGCAATTGCGCCGTCGTGATGCGCCGGCTCATGTCCGCCAGCCGCCGCTGAATCGTCTGCGTGTGCGCGATCGGCCGCCCGAAGACGACGCGGATCTTCGCGAACTCCAGCGCCTCTTTGAAGCACGCGATGGCGGCTCCGATCGCCCCCCAGGTGATGCCGTATCGCGCCTGGGTCAGGCAGCCCAGCGGCCCCTTCAACCCCACGACGTTCGGCAGCATCTGCGAGGCGGGCACGCGCACGTTGTCGAAAAACAATTCGCTGGTGACGCTGGCGCGCAGGGAGAACTTCCGCAAAATGTCGCGTGCGGTGTAGCCCGGCATGCCCTTCTCGACGATGAACCCGCGCACGCCCTCGTCCGTCATCGCCCAGACGATGGCGATGTCGGCGATGGTGCCGTTGGTGATCCACATCTTGGCCCCGTTGATGACCCAGTCGCCGCCCTTTTTCACGGCGCGGGTCTTCATGGTGCCGGGATCGCTGCCGCCGTCCGGCTCGGTGAGGCCGAAACAGCCGATGCACTCGCCCTTGGCCATGCGAGGTAAATACTTTTGTCTTTGTTCCTCGCTGCCGTAGGCGAGGATGGGGTACATGCACAGGCTGCCCTGCACGCTGACGAAGCTGCGCACGCCGCTGTCGCCGCGCTCCAGCTCCTGGCAGACAAGGCCGTAGCAGACGTTGTTCAGGCCGGCGCAATCATAGCCCTCGATGTTGCAGCCGAGCAGGCCCATCGAAGCGATCTCGGGAACGAGTTCCTTTGGAAAACGGTGGTCCTCAAACGCCTGCGGAATGACCGGCAGCACGCGCTCGTCCACAAACCGCGCGACCGCGTCCTGAATGGCGAGCTCATCGTCAGAGAGCAGGCTGCGGATGTTGTAGTAGTCGTACGGATTGGGCGTTTCAACGGCGGTAGTCATGCTCGGTGCGGCCATGTGCGGTTCCTCGTGCTTCGGGTCCGTGTTGCGGGTCCAGGGTGTCGAACCGGGGATTGTAACGCAGCGGCGAGCCTCAATGAAGCACGGCGATGACATGACTGCATGTGATTATGGGCTGTTTTGGTCGGGCCAACTTGACGCCGGGCCTTCGCTGGGCCGATGAACAGGGTGAACGAATCCCGATTCAATAAATCGAGCCGCCGGGGTGCGACATGGCGCAATCATTATCCACACACAGGAGCGATGCGCGGCCGCTGGTGCTGGTCACGCTCTGCGGCGGCGGCTGGCATCGCGAGACCCAGCGCATGCTGGAACAGTTCCCGGCGGACCAATTTCGCTACGCGTATGTTTACGGCCATTGCCGCGGTGTCCACGGCGCGGCCCGGCTGGAGATGCCGCACGACGGCCCTCGCTACCCGATGCACTACCTCGGGCCGACGCGTGCGCAGCGGTTCGGCTGGATCGGCAACGCCGTGCGCTTCGCGCGGTCGATGATCGAGGCCGATCGACTGGTCAGGCGGCTTCGCCCGGCCGCCATCCTCGCGGTCGGCACGGCCATGGCGCTGCCCCTGTTCGTCGCCGGGCGAAGGTGCGGCGCGACCTGTGTGTTTGTCGAATCGCTGACGAGATTTCGCAATTTGTCTGCGACCGGGCGATGGGTGCGGCGGCTGCGCCTGGCGGATCGGCTGTACGTCCAGTGGCCACGGTTGCAGCGGACGCTTCCGGGCACGACGTACGCGGGGGCGGTGCTGTGATCCTTGTCACCGTCGGCACACAGTTTTTTGACGAGTTGATCGACGAGGTGGACCGCCTCGCCGGCGCGAGAGCCTTCGACCAATTCACCGGCGCGGGGGCGGCAACAACTCTTGCCGACACATCTCCTGCCAGCGCTGGCCCCGCTTTTCATGGGCCGAACCGGCTGAAAGCCCGCGCCGCAGAGTGCGCAAAAGCCACGCCGGTGTCGGGCCGGCTGGAAACCGGCGGCGCAGCCGTCTTTGCGCAGATCGGCCTGCAAAAGAAGCCGCCGAAACATATCGCCCACGTCGCGTTCGATCGCGAGCTGGTCAGCAAGGCACGGCGGGCCGATCTCATCATCACGCATGCCGGCACCGGCTCGCTGATGGAGTTCCTCCCGATGGGCCGGCCGCTCATCGCCGTCGCGAACCCGACCAAGGCCGACAACCACCAGTTGGAGTTCCTGCACGCGCTGGATGATGAATACGATTTCTGCTGGATCGCCGAACCGCGCTACCTCGAATCCGCCTTGCCCCAGGCGCGCCCGCCTCGACGGCGACACCATCCCGGCAATGCCCCCGGGCCGAGCATCGGCGAAAACATCGCCGCGTTCCTAGTCGGCAGAATTGAATAGGGCCGATCTGGCGGCAATAATTTATTGCCTTTGCGCAATAAAAAGGCCGCACCCTTGCGGTTGCGGCCGGTCGCCCCGTGGGGCGTGGCCTGCGAATCTTTCTTCTTGTTACGAAAAGACACGCGGGCCGAGGTCGATTACACTGGTCGTAATTCTGCCAAAATGCAACCGGCTTGTCAAGTGCTTTTCAACCGCGCGAAAGGGAGATTGATATGTCTGGGTTGGTTCTGGGGCTGGATTTGGGGCCTAACTCTCTCGGCTGGGCGTTAGTTGACGAATCCGAGGGGGGGAAGGGGTTGATCGATTGCGGGGTGCGGGTGTTTCCGGAGGGTGTCGACAATTTCGACACCAAGAAAGAAACGCCGCGCAACGAGGCCCGCAGGATTGCCCGTGGCATGCGGCGGCAAATCGCTCGACGCGCTCGGCGGAAACGCCGCCTACGCGAGGCTCTCATTGCATCCGGTCTATACCCTGCCGGTCCCGGTGAGCAAAAGAAGCTCGAAGGCCTGGATCCATACGAGTTGCGCGCCCGCGCATTGGATGAACCGCTCAAGCCTTACGAGATTGGCCGCATCTTGCTGCACTTTGGACAGCGCCGAGGGTTTCTATCGAATCGAAAGCGGGAACGCACGAACAATGAAGTCAAGGGCATGCTCGCGGAAATGAGCGCCTTACAGGCCGACATTGAAGCAACCGGCGCGCGAACGCTTGGCGAGTATCTTCACCGCAAGTCGCGCGAAATGAACCACTGCAAGCGAGTTGATAATGACCACGTTCGACGTCGCCACACCCGGCGCGACATGCTCTCTTATGAGTTCGACAGAATCTGGAAAGAACAATCTAAACATCATGCCGGCCTCTTAACGGACAAGCTGCGGTATGGCGCATCCGGCGCGGCACAAAAATTTCCGTCGTTGCCCCGCAGGCGGAAAAAGGGCCAATCATTTCTTGATGCCTTTGGCGTCGAGGGGCTGATTTTCTTTCAGCGGCCAATCTATTGGCCTCGGTCGGTAGTCGGCAAGTGTGAGTTGGAGCCAAAGCAAAAGCGGTGTGCCCGCGCGGACCGCCGAGCGCAGCGGTTTCGCCTTCTACAGGAAGTTAATAATTTGAGGTATATCGATCCGGATACAAATCAAGAGCGGTCTCTTTCGCCGGAGCATCGCGACACGCTACTTAAAAAGTTGTCTCGGTCCAAGGAAATGGATTTCGACAAAATTCGCAAGGCGCTGGGGTTGCACGAATCGGTGCAGTTTAACCTCGAATCCGGCAAGAGAAAAAAACTTTGGGGCATGGTGACGGATTCGCTTCTGGCCGCCAAGGGCGCATACGGGCCGAAATGGCATGAACTGGCGGAGCAGACCAAGAACCGCGTCGTCGAATTGCTTGTGCTTTCGACGGATGATGACGAAACTGCCGAACGCCTGATAGAGGAGTGCGGCCTGACAAGGAGCCAGGCCGAGTCGGTGCTGGGTGTAGATCTGCCGCAGGGCTACATCCACTTGTCGGTGATGGCTCTCAACAAGCTTATTCCCCCTCTTGAACGCGGCTTGAAGCTGATGGGAAACGACGAAACGGATTCAGCGATGCACGCTGCTGGGTATATGCGCCGAGATCAGCTCCAACGGCGAGTCTTCGACCATTTGCCAGACCCAACGAGAGCAAGGGACGCTCGCATCGGCGACATTCCAAGCCCTGTTGTTAAACGAGCAATCGTTGAATTGCGGAAGGTCGTCAACGCCATCATCCGCGAGTACGGCAAGCCCGCAGCGGTACATGTTGAATTAACGCGCCAGGTTCGACAGGGGCCAGAAGCTCGCCGTGAATACACGTCTCGTATCCGCGAAATTGAAGAAGAGCGCGCGGCGGCGGCTGACGAAATACGCAAACTCAAGATAGGGGGGGCGTCTGTAGCTGTCAATCGCGACAGCATTCTGCGTTGGCTGTTGTGGAAGCAGCAGAACCATGACTGCATCTACTGTGGCAATAAGATCAGCCAGGCACAGTTATTCGGCGGCGAGATCGACGTGGACCACATCTTGCCGTATTCACGCAGCCTCGATGACTCACAGATGAACAAGGTTGTCTGTCATCGAAATTGCAATAGCGACAAAGGCAATCAAGCGCCCTACGAATGGTTGTGCGATAAGAATCCCAAGAAATACGCCGAAGTTCTGCAACATGCTTTGTCACTGGTTCGGCGCGGGACGCTGCCCTACAAAAAATACCGCAGAATCAGCCAGAAAGATTTGATATTGGACGACTTTATCGCTCGTCAACTGACGGCGACCGGCTACATCACCAGTGCAACCGTGGAGTATCTAAAATGTTTGTTTGAAAACGAGCACGCCGTACTCGGCCTGAAGGGCGAGTTGACGGCGGAGCTGCGACACCAGTGGGGGCTTGATGACGTGCTGTCATCGCTGCCAGACAGCCCCGCCTGGCAGGAGCAGGCCGATCTGCGGTCAGGGGAAAAGAATCGCGCCGACCACCGCCACCACGCAATAGACGCGATCGTCGTCGCGCTGACAAATCGCTCTCGCCTTCAACAGCTGTCGCGCATTCGCAAGAGGGGCGGGGGAGACAGGGCTGACGAAGCCCTGCCCGCGCCGTGGGCGTCATTCCGTGATGATGTTGTTGCGAAGATCAGAGATATCAACGTGTCGCGTCGCGCCAAAAGGAAGGTGGCGGGCGCGCTGCATGACGACAACCCTTTTGGCAAGACGCAGAGGCCGGGGTACTTTGTCAAGCGCAAGCCGCTGATAGAGCTCTCACCAAGCGAAATAGACAAGATACGCGACGCCGCTATCAAGGACATTGTAAAGGGCGAGCTGTCTCGGGCCGGCATTATCGCTGGGCGCGGGAAGGGGGTGGATGGTGGGGCGATGAAGAAGGTCTTGGCAGAATTAACAATGCCGTCAGGCGTCCCTATTAAACGCGCTCGGCTCTTGGTGCCCAGTGAAACCATTAGACCGATCCGTGAGAAAACACCGCACGAAGTACAAGTCAATCCGATGTCAACACATCACTTGGCGTTGTTCGAGTGGGATGAAGGCGGTAAGACAAAGCGCAAAGCTGTTTTCGTCACAATGATCGACGCCATTAAGCGGCTCAAGTGCCACGAGCCCATTATCCAACGCAATCCGCCCAACAATAATGCTGGTATTCCGCAAAATGCACGATTTGTGTTTTCGCTAAGCGGCGGAGAGCTTGTGTTGGTTGATGTCGGGGGTAACAAAAAGCTCCTTGTCTTTGACACCGCGGCTCAAACATCACAGCAGATGTGGTTTTATGAACATACCGACGCCCGAAAGCACAAGAGGCTGTATAGTTTCATGCCGAATACCCTCAAGGCGCGAAAGGTGACGGTAGACCCCCTAGGTCGTATTCGCTGGGCCAACGACTGATAAATAAAGAACCCCGCCGTCGCGACCGATCTACCACGGTCGACGGAATGGGGGCCGTGATCAAGCGCACGATCGAAATCTCCCAGAACCCCGCCTACCTGGCCGTCCGCGACGGCCAACTCCTCCTCCGCGCGCAGCGCGAGAATACTGACACCCAGCCGGACCGCGACCCCGACGGGGCGGGTTCTTCCCGGCGCGGTGCCCGAGCGCAACACGATCCGGACCATCGACCCACGCCGGCCATTCCCTGCGAGGACATCGGCGTCCTGCTGGTCGATCACCCCGCCGTGACGTATTCACACAGCGCGCTCACAACACTCCTTGAGCATGATGCCGCCGTTGTACTTTGCGGGAGAAACCACCTGCCAATCGGATTGCTGCTGCCGATCGCGGAGCACTCGCAGGTCGTCTGGCGAGTGCAGGCCCAAATCAACGTGCCGAAGCCCGTCCGAAAGCGACTGTGGCAGCAAATCATCCGCGCCAAGATTCGCGCGCAAGCGGCGAACCTGTTGCCCGACACCCTCACACGTACCAAGCTGCTCGGCCTGGCGCGGAATGTCCGCTCCGGCGACCCTGACAACCTCGAAGCCCAGGCTGCTCGGGCCTATTGGCCGGCATGGCTTCAAACCATTCACGCCGAGGCGGCGGGCAGAGCCGCCGTGCCGGATTTCCGGCGCGATGCCGACGGCCCAGCACCGAACAACCTGCTCAATTATGGCTACGCCGTCCTGCGCGCGGCCGTCGCGCGGGCCTTGGTATGCGCCGGCCTGTTCCCGGCCCTGGGATTGAAGCACTCGAACCGTTCCAACGCGTTCTGCCTGGCGGACGATCTCGTGGAGCCGCTTCGTCCCATGGTGGACGCGGCCGTGAGTGGGCTTGCGCGTCAAGGGGTGCTTGAGCTCGGCCCGGACAGCAAGAAAGCGCTCTTGGGGCTGCTCGCATCGGACGTCGAACTAGCGGGACAAACCGGCCCGCTCATGGTCGCGCTGCATCGTTTTGCCGCATCCCTGGCGAAGTGTCTCGACGGCGACGCCGAGGAACTGGAGATTCCGGTCGCATGTACTTGAGCGGGTATCGCTGCATGTGGGTTATCGCCATGTTTGATTTGCCGGTCGATACGAAAGCGGCGCGAAAGGCCTACGCGCAGTTTCGCAAGGCCCTGCTCAAGGACGGCTTTGCCAAAATGCAGTTTTCGGTCTATATTAGAAATTGTGCCAGCGAGGAAAACGCCAATGTGCACATCCAGCGCGTGCAGGGGTTTCTTCCGGACGACGGTGAAGTGCGCATCCTCACCATCACTGACAAGCAATTTGAGCGCATGCGCGTTTTCTGGGGAAAACGGCGCAAGCCCCCCGAACCGGCCCCGCAACAACTCGAACTTTTTTAGACCGGGCTGCTCGCAAGTGTCGGTCGGAAAGCCGCTTCGGAACGAGGTAGTGTAATCGACCCCGGCCTGCGAGCAATCCGCAACTGGGCCGGTCGATGAGCCGCCGAGCGACACAGTGTAATCGACCCCGGCCTGCGAGCAATCCGCAACATCGCGCACGCGCCGGATGGCGTCGGCGCGAGTGTAATCGACCCCGGCCTGCGAGCAATCCGCAACTCCCTGTCGGCAGTCGAATTACATCGGTAAAGTGTAATCGACCCCGGCCTGCGAGCAATCCGCAACCGTCCTTATCCAGTTGACCGGCCACCTGTTAGTGTAATCGACCCCGGCCTGCGAGCAATCCGCAACAATGCCCCATGTGCGCAGCCGGACGGCTGGAGTGTAATCGACCCCGGCCTGCGAGCAATCCGCAACTTAACATCAATCACCTCGCCTCGTCTTCTAGTGTAATCGACCCCGGCCTGCGAGCAATCCGCAACGCCCGCGAAGACGGAAAGGCCGACGATCCTAGTGTAATCGACCCCGGCCTGCGAGCAATCCGCAACGTTGGTTGGAACCAGCGTCTATGTTGATGAAGTGTAATCGACCCCGGCCTGCGAGCAATCCGCAACCCGTTGGTCGTCACGTTGACGCGGGTTTACAGTGTAATCGACCCCGGCCTGCGAGCAATCCGCAACTGACGGCTGCGGTTGGCCAGAAGGTGACGCAGTGTAATCGACCCCGGCCTGCGAGCAATCCGCAACCGACCGTCAGCAACGCCGCACAATCGGTCGAGTGTAATCGACCCCGGCCTGCGAGCAATCCGCAACCCTTCCTGCGCGGCCAGCGAACGCCGGTGAAGTGTAATCGACCCCGGCCTGCGAGCAATCCGCAACTGCCTGCGCGAGACAGAGATCGTCGCATGGAGTGTAATCGACCCCGGCCTGCGAGCAATCCGCAACTAATGTTGATCGGGCCGCCGGATGGCAGGAGTGTAATCGACCCCGGCCTGCGAGCAATCCGCAACAGTGGCCTTCCGGCGTGTCGGTGTCGTTCAAGTGTAATCGACCCCGGCCTGCGAGCAATCCGCAACGTCTGCCGTCAATTAGCAAACGGTCAATATAGTGTAATCGACCCCGGCCTGCGAGCAATCCGCAACTCAACGATTGCGACCAACAACAACGAGTCGAGTGTAATCGACCCCGGCCTGCGAGCAATCCGCAACCCGTTACGCTAAAATTGACCCGTTCCGAAAAGTGTAATCGACCCCGGCCTGCGAGCAATCCGCAACTCATCGCGCATTCGCCGGGCGGCACACATTAGTGTAATCGACCCCGGCCTGCGAGCAATCCGCAACGTCGATGAACTGGTGATTCGCAACAACGCCAGTGTAATCGACCCCGGCCTGCGAGCAATCCGCAACTCAAGAACCTTATCTG from the Planctomycetia bacterium genome contains:
- the cas1 gene encoding type II CRISPR-associated endonuclease Cas1 → MIKRTIEISQNPAYLAVRDGQLLLRAQRENTDTQPDRDPDGAGSSRRGARAQHDPDHRPTPAIPCEDIGVLLVDHPAVTYSHSALTTLLEHDAAVVLCGRNHLPIGLLLPIAEHSQVVWRVQAQINVPKPVRKRLWQQIIRAKIRAQAANLLPDTLTRTKLLGLARNVRSGDPDNLEAQAARAYWPAWLQTIHAEAAGRAAVPDFRRDADGPAPNNLLNYGYAVLRAAVARALVCAGLFPALGLKHSNRSNAFCLADDLVEPLRPMVDAAVSGLARQGVLELGPDSKKALLGLLASDVELAGQTGPLMVALHRFAASLAKCLDGDAEELEIPVACT
- the cas9 gene encoding type II CRISPR RNA-guided endonuclease Cas9 (Cas9, originally named Csn1, is the large, multifunctional signature protein of type II CRISPR/Cas systems. It is well known even to general audiences because its RNA-guided endonuclease activity has made it a popular tool for custom editing of eukaryotic genomes.), whose amino-acid sequence is MSGLVLGLDLGPNSLGWALVDESEGGKGLIDCGVRVFPEGVDNFDTKKETPRNEARRIARGMRRQIARRARRKRRLREALIASGLYPAGPGEQKKLEGLDPYELRARALDEPLKPYEIGRILLHFGQRRGFLSNRKRERTNNEVKGMLAEMSALQADIEATGARTLGEYLHRKSREMNHCKRVDNDHVRRRHTRRDMLSYEFDRIWKEQSKHHAGLLTDKLRYGASGAAQKFPSLPRRRKKGQSFLDAFGVEGLIFFQRPIYWPRSVVGKCELEPKQKRCARADRRAQRFRLLQEVNNLRYIDPDTNQERSLSPEHRDTLLKKLSRSKEMDFDKIRKALGLHESVQFNLESGKRKKLWGMVTDSLLAAKGAYGPKWHELAEQTKNRVVELLVLSTDDDETAERLIEECGLTRSQAESVLGVDLPQGYIHLSVMALNKLIPPLERGLKLMGNDETDSAMHAAGYMRRDQLQRRVFDHLPDPTRARDARIGDIPSPVVKRAIVELRKVVNAIIREYGKPAAVHVELTRQVRQGPEARREYTSRIREIEEERAAAADEIRKLKIGGASVAVNRDSILRWLLWKQQNHDCIYCGNKISQAQLFGGEIDVDHILPYSRSLDDSQMNKVVCHRNCNSDKGNQAPYEWLCDKNPKKYAEVLQHALSLVRRGTLPYKKYRRISQKDLILDDFIARQLTATGYITSATVEYLKCLFENEHAVLGLKGELTAELRHQWGLDDVLSSLPDSPAWQEQADLRSGEKNRADHRHHAIDAIVVALTNRSRLQQLSRIRKRGGGDRADEALPAPWASFRDDVVAKIRDINVSRRAKRKVAGALHDDNPFGKTQRPGYFVKRKPLIELSPSEIDKIRDAAIKDIVKGELSRAGIIAGRGKGVDGGAMKKVLAELTMPSGVPIKRARLLVPSETIRPIREKTPHEVQVNPMSTHHLALFEWDEGGKTKRKAVFVTMIDAIKRLKCHEPIIQRNPPNNNAGIPQNARFVFSLSGGELVLVDVGGNKKLLVFDTAAQTSQQMWFYEHTDARKHKRLYSFMPNTLKARKVTVDPLGRIRWAND
- a CDS encoding SGNH/GDSL hydrolase family protein, with the translated sequence MRTFATIALVAFTISGCGLFSAPTAPTGPFTQIVVFGDSLSDAGNIHAAFSIVPQAPYFDGRLSNGPVWVERLASRYGLVARPSFRGGTNFAHAASGTGRGLGQSFGLPLGPNVRQQVDLYHGQPAGTELFVVWGGANDVFDVLGDDCNDPPTTIADNVFLAVARLYELGGRWFLVPNLPDIGLTPRYRDTPRQERATQLSNDVNAALGARLDQLETLPDIRIWRMDIAALFAEMIASPPPGLTNTTDPAWTGGFLGYAGGEGQLAENPDAYLFWDDVHPTRVSHQVLAERAIDLLQASLPTAAPPPPPAGFAFNILPPETEFWLMYFSLASQPERGDACRF
- the cas2 gene encoding CRISPR-associated endonuclease Cas2 translates to MWVIAMFDLPVDTKAARKAYAQFRKALLKDGFAKMQFSVYIRNCASEENANVHIQRVQGFLPDDGEVRILTITDKQFERMRVFWGKRRKPPEPAPQQLELF
- a CDS encoding acyl-CoA dehydrogenase family protein, whose translation is MTTAVETPNPYDYYNIRSLLSDDELAIQDAVARFVDERVLPVIPQAFEDHRFPKELVPEIASMGLLGCNIEGYDCAGLNNVCYGLVCQELERGDSGVRSFVSVQGSLCMYPILAYGSEEQRQKYLPRMAKGECIGCFGLTEPDGGSDPGTMKTRAVKKGGDWVINGAKMWITNGTIADIAIVWAMTDEGVRGFIVEKGMPGYTARDILRKFSLRASVTSELFFDNVRVPASQMLPNVVGLKGPLGCLTQARYGITWGAIGAAIACFKEALEFAKIRVVFGRPIAHTQTIQRRLADMSRRITTAQLLSLQLGRLKDAGTMHHSQVSMAKWNNVRMALDIARDARDILGAGGISIECSPIRHMLNLESVITYEGTETIHELVVGRELTGHAAF